TTTTTTGAAAATACCGAATTGGATAAACTCACGCAGAAAGAATCACGTAATACCTTTGAAATATTCGAAAAAACCATTGCCGAAAAATTTGTTTATGAGAAGAAACTCATCATTAACGAATTGCAGAAACATGGCATTCAAAGTATTTTAACAGCTCCAGAAGATTTAACCTTGAATACCATTAATAAGTATTTAGAAATTAAAGCTCGTGGGTTAATTTAATCTGTTTTATAAAACCCATTTTACAATACATCCTAAAAAAACAACAGTTCAGTGAGCTTACTTTTCAGAACATAGCGGTTTGATATATATTTACAATGTATTAATCTAAAAACCAACACTTATGAAAACGCTAGCAATTATTATCGCTTTTACCTTAACATCTTTTATTTCTCACGCACAAGATAGTTTGCAGACCCACACTGTTTCCGTTACAGTAGAAAATCCACTAAATGCCAAAGGGCATGTTTTAATAGGACTACATACTGCTGATACATTTATGAAAGCAGAAGCACTTCAAAACCGTAAAGTAAAAGTAACAGATGGTAAAGCTATTGCCACTTTTAATAATTTAAAACCAGGCAACTATGCTGTTATGGTTGTTCATGACGAAAATGATAATTCGCGAATGGATTTTGAAGCTAATGGCATGCCTAAAGAATCTTACGGTATGTCCAACAATCCGATACTCATGGGACCACCAAACTTTAATGACGCTAAATTTGAATTGAAAGCAGACACTGAAATCAGTATTCGTTTTTAAAAAAATATTCATAAAAAAAGCGACCTACACTACTAGTACAGGTCGCTTTAATTAATAATCAAAAATTAATTATTATACAGTTTCGTTTAACCAAGCTTTAAACATCCAAACTGTTTTTTCTTGTTCCGTAATAAAATCACTCATCATAGCGTTTGTCCCTTCATCACCAACTTCATCTGTTTTATTTAAAATCTGACGTTCAATTTTAAGTAATTCTGCAAGTGAATCAACAATTAAACGTACGGTTTTTTCATCTTCAGAAACATTTTTTCCTACCGGTACTTTTGCTGCTTTCGTATAATCATCAAAGGTGTGTAACGGTGTTTCGCCTAAAGTTAAAATACGCTCTGCTATTTCATCTACCTTTATATTGGCATCAGTATACAACTCTTCAAATTTTACATGTAAATCAAAGAAACGCTTTCCTCTAATATTCCAGTGCACACCTCTTAAGTTCTGGTAATACACTTGAAAGTTTGCTAATAAAACGTTTAAATCTTTAGCTATATCTTTAGTTTTTGTTTCGCTTAATCCAATTGTGTTTAATTTCATAATCATCTCGTTTTTAAGTTCAATTCAAATTTAAGACATAATTAGCATCTTTTAGCATAAGTTTTATTGATAGTTTTTATATTTTTATAGTCTAAATTGATACCTATGACTATTACTCAACTTTATTACGTATTGGCAGTTGCCGAGCAGCAAAATTTTACCAAAGCTGCTGAAACATGTTTTGTTACCCAACCTACATTGAGTATGCAAATTCAGAAGTTAGAGGAAGAGCTAGACGTTCTTATTTTTGATCGGAGTAAAAAACCGATTGAGTTAACAGAAGTTGGAAAAAAAATTGTGAGTCAAGCCAAAAATATTGTGAATGAATCCTACAGAATTCAGGATATTGTAGATCAGGAAAAAGGATTTATTGGTGGTGAATTTAGGTTGGGAATTATTCCCACCATCATGCCAACCTTATTGCCTATGTTTTTAAAAACGTTCATTAAAAAGTACCCCAAAATAAAGTTGAAAATTGAGGAGCTTACTACAGACGAAATCATATCGCGTATTAAGGAAGGTCATTTAGATGCTGCCATTGCCGCTACGCCTTTGGAAAACGAGTATATAAAAGAACGCGTATTATATTTTGAACCATTTGTAGGTTATATTCCAGAGCACCATAGATTACACAATAAACAAAAATTAAATACCACGGATTTAGAAATTGATGATATGCTTCTTCTTGAAGATGGCCATTGTTTTAGAGATGGTGTTATAAATTTATGTAAAGCATTCAAAACGCATAATGAGGACCAATTTCAATTAGAAAGTGGTAGTATTGAAACCTTAATTAAACTATCAAATGAAGGATTGGGCATGACGCTCCTTCCCTATTTACATACCTTGGATTTGAGTGATACCGCCAAACACAACTTACATTTTTTTAATGAGCCCTCACCTGCTAGAGAAGTCAGTTTACTCTACCATAAAAGTGAATTAAAAATGCAAATTATTGATGCCATGCATAATGTTATTTCAGGAATCATTAGAGGCGCCATTGCATTCCAAAATGTGAACATAGTTAGTCCACTTCCTAAATAAAAAAAAGCGACCAATAACGGTCGCTTTTCTATTTTATGTTTTTAAGTATACTAAACACTGATCTAAATCTGGATTCTGCCTTACTAAAGATTCAATATAAATCTTAAGTTCTTCAATTTCATAAGGTAATAATCTTTGAAGGGCTTTTTGAACTTCTCTGCAAAATAATGTCGCATCAAAACTCACCTTATTGAGTACAGTTTTCGTGTACTCGAACATTGCTCTGGCCATTTCTTAAAAATTTTAGGTTAAAAAGTAGATTTTTTAATAGGCAATAATATCTTATTTGATTTCTATAAATATAGTAAAAAAAGACATCCCTTCTGAAACGTAAACAAAACTTTAACATCAAAGAAAACTGTAAATGCGTTAAAAAAAGAGGTTAACTCTTATTATACATCACTTTACGACTTATTGGTAATTGTTAATAGCTTGTTGAAAAGATTAAAACCGGTTATCACCATCTAACAAATCACCTAAACCACCTAAAATACTACCTTCACCTTTATCTTTTCCGCCGCCTTGTGGAGCTGATGCCAAGACGCGGCCCGCTAACCTGCTAAACGGTAAGGACTGAATATAAACGGTTCCAGGACCTTGTAATTTAGCAAAGAATAAACCTTCGCCTCCAAAAATGGTGTTTTTAATGCCTCCAACAAATTCCACATCATAATCAACACCTTGCGTAAAACCAACAATACACCCAGTATCCACGCGCAAAATTTCCCCAGGCTGTAAAACACGCTTCGCCATAGTTCCTCCAGCATGCACAAATGCCATACCATCACCCTCTAACTTTTGCATAATGAAACCTTCGCCACCAAAAAGTCCACGACCTAAACGTTTGCTAAATTCAATACCTATAGTAACACCTTTGGCTGCACATAAAAAGGCATCCTTCTGGCAAATAAATTTACCGCCAAACGCTGTTAAGTCAATGGGTAAAATTTTCCCAGGATAAGGCGAGGCAAAACTGATACGCTTTTTACCCACCAAATCATTATAGAACGCGGTCATAAATAAACTTTCACCAGTAAGAATTCGTTTGCCAGCTCCTAAAATAGAACCCATAAACCCTTTGTTTTTAGCAGAACCATCTCCAAAAATAGTTTCCATTTTAATGCCATCATCCATCATCATAAAACTCCCAGCTTCGGCAACAACGCCTTCTTGAGGGTCTAGTTCTATTTCAACATATTGCATTTCTTCACCAAATATGGCATAGTCAATTTCGTGTGCATTCATAATTTTAAATTTTTAAGATTGATACAGTATAGGTAGTTGATTTTCAATAATTGTTACAGTTTTATAAAGTAAGTATGTTCCAAAATCCTGACATAACACCAGTTATATTGTTTTAAAATCTAACCTTTCACCTTTAAAGTCCATTCAAAATTAAATTGTGAAACTTCTATGTTATCGGAATTAGTTCCAACCACATGCATCCAAATGGTTTGTCCTTCTCCCGTTTCAATAGTGCGCTTTATGGCTTCATCTATCTTATGCCCTTCTTTGCAAATAAATGTAATGCGTCCTGTTGCTTTTTTTGAAAAACTAGCATTGTTTGATGCTACCAACATAGAAATGTTTTTCCCACTAGCTTTAATTTTTTGCATCACCAAAGCTCCTGTTGTTAATTCGGCAGCCATACCTTGAACCGCCCAAAACATAGATTTAAATGGATTTTGATTTATCCATTTATGCTTAACTGTTACCACGCATTGTTCAGAATCTAACGATTTTGTTCTGACGCCTGTAAAGTAAGCTGCTGGCAACTTGAACATTAGAAACATATTGAGTTTACTAGGAGAAATAGTCATTTAGTATATATTTTTTTATAAATATATCGAAAATAAACGAATCCTTATTTGTTAATTTTATGTTAATTTTTAGTACTTTGTATTGCATAATACCTTCCTTTAGATATATATTTGCATAAGAAACTATTATATACTTTTAAAAATGATCGATAATCACCAAAAAAATCTAGCCACATTTATTCATCTGTCCACTTTTACGAGGTTCTTGATTCCTTTTGGAAATTTTATTGGCCCATTAGTTTTATGGGTCATGAATAAAGACAAATCAGACTTTGTAGATGCGCATGGAAAGCAAGCTATTAATTTTCAGATAAGCATTTTATTGTATGCATTAATTATTGGCATGGTAACTATTCCTTTTTTCATTTTTAATTTGATTAGCGGTTTCGATTTTTTAGATATCAATACGTTTGATAGTATTCATATTAGTATAACCAAACCTTCACCGCTACTTTATATAACGGGTGGATTAGGATTTTTAGCTGTTATTGGGTTTATTTTAGAGCTAGTTTTTATAGTTAAGGCAGCATTATCTGCTAGAGACGGCCAAGCATTTCAATATCCATTAACCATTAAATTTTTAAAATAATCAGTATAATTTCATCAATAAATCAATCCTGCTTTACAGCAGATAAACAATCAAAAAATGGACAGTTTAAAAAAATTATTAGGAGAAACGCGCTTTAAGCGGTTTGCCTTAATTAAAATTAAAAGACACATATGAAAATAGAAAACACAAAAGCTCAAATGCGTAAAGGTGTTTTGGAGTATTGTATTCTTTCGGTATTAAAAGACGATGACGCTTATGTAGCCGAAATTTTAGAGACTTTAAAAGATGCCAAATTATTAGTTGTGGAAGGAACCATATATCCGTTGCTTACCAGACTTAAAAACGCAGGACTTCTTAATTATCGTTGGGAAGAATCTACATCTGGACCACCACGAAAATATTATGGTCTTACCGAAACCGGCAAGTTGTTTTTAAATGAATTAACCACAACTTGGAACGAATTACAACATGCAGTTAATATAGTAACCAGTCAAAAAAACACGAAATAATGAATAAAACAGTCAACATAAATTTAGCAGGTATTTTTTTCCACATTGATGAGGATGCATACCTAAAATTACAACGCTATCTTGAGGCTATAAAACGTTCATTTACCGACTCTCAAGGACGCTCTGAAATTATTTCAGATATTGAAGCGCGTATTGCCGAATTGTTTAGCGAGCGCATTAAACATGATAAGCAGGTTATTGGCAATAAAGAAGTAGAAGATATTATTACCATTATGGGACAACCAGAAGATTATTTGGTTGATGATGAAATCTTTGAAGATGAACCACAAAGCCCATATCAACGTAAATCAACTCCAAATAAAAAACTATTTAGAGATACTGAAAATTCCTATATTGGTGGAGTTTCAGCTGGGTTGGGACATTATTTTGGCATTGATACTATTTGGATTCGCTTATTATGGATTATCTTGATATTTGGTGCTGGAACGGGTGTATTCTTATATATTATATTATGGGTTTTAATTCCTGAAGCCAAAACAACCGCGGACAAGCTCACCATGACTGGTGAGCCTGTTAATATTAGTAATATTGAAAAAAAAATAAAAGATGGCTTTGATAACGTTTCTGATGTTGCTAAAAATGTAGGTGATTCTTTGTCAGGTACTGCTAAATCGGTTTCCGATTCGGTTTCTGGTGCCGCAAAAAACGTCAATTTTCAAAAGCATGGAAATAGTATTAAATCAAGCTCACAAAGTTTTTTTGATGCTATTGGGAATATCTTTGTTTTCTTCTTTAAAGTGATTGCCAAATTTATAGGTATTATTCTCATTATAATTGGAGCTGGTACCTTAATAAGCTTGCTTATTGGGTTACTAACAGTTGGTGTAACCGACATTATTCATATTCCAGGATTTGAATTATTAGATGCCGCCAATGCCGCTAACACTCCTATTTGGCTCGTATCTATGTTGTTCTTTTTTGCTATTGGAATTCCTTTCTTTTTCGTCTTTTATTTGGGACTTAAAATTTTAATTAACAACCTAAAATCTATTGGAAATATTGCAAAATTCTCCCTATTAGGAATTTGGTTGGTAACCATAATTAGTTTGACTATTATTGGTATTAAGCAAGCCACACAGCACGCTTTTGATGCTAGTGTATCCCAAAAAGACACCCTACCAATTACAACTAATGATACATTGGTAGTGAAAATGGCAGAGAGTATTACCTATAACAAAAACTTTAATAGACATGGTAATTCTACGCGATTGGCTTATGATGACAATAATAAAAAAATTATTTACTCAACAGATATTCGTTTAATTGTTAAATCCACTAGAGATTCTTTAGCCTATATAACTATTGAAAAACAAGCCGATGGCAGCGATTTTCTTTTAGCTAAAAAACGTGCAGAGAACATTAATTACAAGTATGAATTAACAGGCAACACGTTAATTCTGGATCCGTTTTTAACAACAGCAATTGATAATAAATTTAGCGACCAAGAAGTGGAAATCACCTTATATTTACCTGAAGGTAGCACCTTATATGCAGATAACAACACGTATAATTTTCATAGAAACTCCAGCTATTACAATGACATTTTAGATAATGGTATGGAAGAGCATTATTTAAAAATAATAAATGACGGTGTTATTTGCGAAGATTGTCCGGAAGACGATTTTGACGTGAACATACATGTTAACGATGATAATTCAAGTGTTAGAATAGACGAAAATGGTGTGCAAATCAAATCAACCGACTCCAATTTAGAAGTCAATGAGGACGGCATAAAAGCCAATAGTGAGGAGGTTAAAGTAAATATTGATAAAAACGGTATAGAAATAACAACGGATAATAATTAAAAACATGATATCCTGCCTATCGGCATTCAATCAATCAATCAATCAATCAATCAATCAAAAAATCAACCAATCATGACCACCTTATCAAAAATTATCATTTCTATTATTATAACACTTTATATTTTTCTGTTTTGAAAGAAACAAAGCACAAAAAAACCGAAGCAATTGCTTCGGTTTTTTTTATGTAAATCTTTATGTTATTTAGTTATATGTAGATGTGCTTACTTCAAAATCGGCATCTTGAGCAGCCAACCAACGTTCCGCATCTAAAGCCGCCATACAACCAGTTCCAGCAGCTGTAACCGCTTGTCTGTAAACATGATCTGCTGCATCACCAGATACAAAAACACCTTCAATATTTGTTTTAGATGTTCCAGGTACATTAATAATATAACCCGTTTCATCTAATTCTAGAAAGTCTTTAAAAATATCTGTGTTAGGTTTGTGTCCAATAGCTACAAAAAATCCTGTTGCAGGAATTTCAAATTTCTCATTGGTCTGATTGTTAAAAACGCGAACACCTGTAACCACTTGTCCATCTCCTAATACCTCATCCGTTTCGGTATTGAATAAAATCTCAATATTTTCGGTTTTCTTAACGCGTTCCGCCATGATTTTAGAAGCTCTAAACTCATCACGTCTAACCAACATCGTTACTTTCTTACAAAGTTTAGATAAGTAGTGCGCTTCTTCGCAAGCACTATCTCCTGCACCAACAATAACCACCTCGTGATTTCTGTAGAAAAAGCCATCGCAAACAGCACATGCTGAAACACCTCCACCTAATTTTAAGTATTTTTGTTCAGATTCTAATCCTAAATATTTTGCTGAAGCACCTGTAGAAATGATAACGGTTTCACAGTGAATTTCCTTGGTGTCATTGACCCATACTTTATGTATACCTCCAGAAAAATCAACTTTCGTTACCCAACCATCCCGTACGTCGGTTTCAAAACGTTCAGCTTGTTTCTGTAGCTCCATCATCATAGCTGGACCTGTAATACCTTCTGGATAACCGGGAAAATTCTCAACTTCATTTGTAGTAGTTAACTGACCACCCGGTTGCGTTCCTTGGTATAAAACAGGTTTCATATTTGCTCTGGCTGCATAAATAGCCGCTGTATAACCAGCAGGACCAGAACCTATTATTAAACATTTTACTTTTTCTATCGTTTCAGACATAATGTGCGTGTAAATTTATTAATACAAAAGTAGAATTTTTAGTAGAAACCTTACAGTAAACTTATTAAAAGTTATTATGTAACAATTAATTTTATTGATACAGCTTGCGTATAAACCGTTTAGCTCATTTTTTTAGCTTAACACGTCCTACAGCCTCCCCTATTCGAGTTAAAATTTAAATTTATTACGTTATATTGCATAACATTTTACAAATAGATTTACACTAAAAATGAAAGAAGAAGATTCTATGGGAACCATTGCAACTAATAACCGAAAAGTGATACTATATTATAATTCAGAAACCTCAATAGGGCAACAAGCTTATGCTTATGTAAACAGCTCTAATCGTGGTATTTTAGCAATTGATATTTCTAAAACAAAAGTAACTGGAACTCAATGGGCTGAAATTGCTACCAATCTTAACACTTCTTTAGACGGTTTAGTGAATCAAGAACATCCCGATTTTAAAAACAACTACAGTACAGATAAAGCATCTTTATCTGAAGATGATTGGATTAAAGTTCTTCAAAATCATCCAAGCAGTTTACGCTGTCCAATTTTAGTGGATGGTAAAAACTTCCATTTTATTGAAACACCTTCAGAAATTTCCAAGTATTTTGATAAAGAGGAGAAATCTGATGATGGCAGATCACCTATTGAATAACGGTATTTTAAATAACGTCATTAGAATGGTCATTCTCTGCCGGTATTTTTCTAAAAAAGCTATCTAAATCGGTATCGCTATCTATTCCATAACTAGCAGTAACTAGTCCTTTTTTTCCATCTTCTGTTTCTATCACATAAAGAATGGACATATCGGATGGGTTACTTACCCCTTCAAAACGTTGCGTTCTTTTTATAAAAATTTGCTCCGGTTGATAGCCCTTTTTACTGGTTAATTCAACTAAAAAACCATTTTCACATCTAAAACTACTTGTATAACCACGTTCCTGATATTTTTGTATATGCTTTAATTCTGTTCGCTCTTGTTTCATAATATATAGTTTAAATTACAATAAAGCAGATATTCACTAAACGCAAACACCTGCTTTAACTACTAACCAAAATACGACTTTTGGTAGTTTTAATAAAATATATGTACTATTATTTTAATCAATAGCATCTTCTACATCGTCTGCTACATCTTGAGCAGCATCTCCTACATCATCCGCAACATCTTCAATGCTATCATTTTTTTGTTCTCTACAACTTGGCAGTACTAGTGACATACTGAATGCCACTAAAAAAACATAAAGGAATTTTCTCATAATAATTGGTTTTAATTGTTAATTAGAATATAATTTATACTTTTCTTCCACGAATAAGTGAAATAATAAAAAGTACAATAAAGATAAAGAATAATACTTTAGCAATTCCTGCAGCTCCTGCAGCTATTCCACCAAAACCAAAGATTCCAGCTATAATTGCTAATACTATAAAAATAATTGTCCAACGTAACATAATATGTGTATTTAATGGTTAATTAGAAAACTGGCTATCAGCGTTCTACAATATAAATATCGTGATTTAATATACTTAAGCCTTGCTCAATCAGAATAGCTTTTAACTCAAATAGAATTCAATAAAAAAGGGCACTTTAAAAAAAGACCCCTTCTTATTACTAGATT
Above is a window of Bizionia sp. M204 DNA encoding:
- a CDS encoding hydrogen peroxide-inducible genes activator, with amino-acid sequence MTITQLYYVLAVAEQQNFTKAAETCFVTQPTLSMQIQKLEEELDVLIFDRSKKPIELTEVGKKIVSQAKNIVNESYRIQDIVDQEKGFIGGEFRLGIIPTIMPTLLPMFLKTFIKKYPKIKLKIEELTTDEIISRIKEGHLDAAIAATPLENEYIKERVLYFEPFVGYIPEHHRLHNKQKLNTTDLEIDDMLLLEDGHCFRDGVINLCKAFKTHNEDQFQLESGSIETLIKLSNEGLGMTLLPYLHTLDLSDTAKHNLHFFNEPSPAREVSLLYHKSELKMQIIDAMHNVISGIIRGAIAFQNVNIVSPLPK
- a CDS encoding Dps family protein; protein product: MKLNTIGLSETKTKDIAKDLNVLLANFQVYYQNLRGVHWNIRGKRFFDLHVKFEELYTDANIKVDEIAERILTLGETPLHTFDDYTKAAKVPVGKNVSEDEKTVRLIVDSLAELLKIERQILNKTDEVGDEGTNAMMSDFITEQEKTVWMFKAWLNETV
- a CDS encoding DUF2141 domain-containing protein, with amino-acid sequence MKTLAIIIAFTLTSFISHAQDSLQTHTVSVTVENPLNAKGHVLIGLHTADTFMKAEALQNRKVKVTDGKAIATFNNLKPGNYAVMVVHDENDNSRMDFEANGMPKESYGMSNNPILMGPPNFNDAKFELKADTEISIRF
- a CDS encoding DUF4442 domain-containing protein; translated protein: MTISPSKLNMFLMFKLPAAYFTGVRTKSLDSEQCVVTVKHKWINQNPFKSMFWAVQGMAAELTTGALVMQKIKASGKNISMLVASNNASFSKKATGRITFICKEGHKIDEAIKRTIETGEGQTIWMHVVGTNSDNIEVSQFNFEWTLKVKG
- a CDS encoding PadR family transcriptional regulator, yielding MKIENTKAQMRKGVLEYCILSVLKDDDAYVAEILETLKDAKLLVVEGTIYPLLTRLKNAGLLNYRWEESTSGPPRKYYGLTETGKLFLNELTTTWNELQHAVNIVTSQKNTK
- a CDS encoding TIGR00266 family protein; its protein translation is MNAHEIDYAIFGEEMQYVEIELDPQEGVVAEAGSFMMMDDGIKMETIFGDGSAKNKGFMGSILGAGKRILTGESLFMTAFYNDLVGKKRISFASPYPGKILPIDLTAFGGKFICQKDAFLCAAKGVTIGIEFSKRLGRGLFGGEGFIMQKLEGDGMAFVHAGGTMAKRVLQPGEILRVDTGCIVGFTQGVDYDVEFVGGIKNTIFGGEGLFFAKLQGPGTVYIQSLPFSRLAGRVLASAPQGGGKDKGEGSILGGLGDLLDGDNRF
- a CDS encoding DUF1328 family protein, translating into MLRWTIIFIVLAIIAGIFGFGGIAAGAAGIAKVLFFIFIVLFIISLIRGRKV
- a CDS encoding arsenate reductase family protein — protein: MKEEDSMGTIATNNRKVILYYNSETSIGQQAYAYVNSSNRGILAIDISKTKVTGTQWAEIATNLNTSLDGLVNQEHPDFKNNYSTDKASLSEDDWIKVLQNHPSSLRCPILVDGKNFHFIETPSEISKYFDKEEKSDDGRSPIE
- a CDS encoding DUF4870 domain-containing protein yields the protein MIDNHQKNLATFIHLSTFTRFLIPFGNFIGPLVLWVMNKDKSDFVDAHGKQAINFQISILLYALIIGMVTIPFFIFNLISGFDFLDINTFDSIHISITKPSPLLYITGGLGFLAVIGFILELVFIVKAALSARDGQAFQYPLTIKFLK
- the trxB gene encoding thioredoxin-disulfide reductase: MSETIEKVKCLIIGSGPAGYTAAIYAARANMKPVLYQGTQPGGQLTTTNEVENFPGYPEGITGPAMMMELQKQAERFETDVRDGWVTKVDFSGGIHKVWVNDTKEIHCETVIISTGASAKYLGLESEQKYLKLGGGVSACAVCDGFFYRNHEVVIVGAGDSACEEAHYLSKLCKKVTMLVRRDEFRASKIMAERVKKTENIEILFNTETDEVLGDGQVVTGVRVFNNQTNEKFEIPATGFFVAIGHKPNTDIFKDFLELDETGYIINVPGTSKTNIEGVFVSGDAADHVYRQAVTAAGTGCMAALDAERWLAAQDADFEVSTSTYN
- a CDS encoding PspC domain-containing protein, encoding MNKTVNINLAGIFFHIDEDAYLKLQRYLEAIKRSFTDSQGRSEIISDIEARIAELFSERIKHDKQVIGNKEVEDIITIMGQPEDYLVDDEIFEDEPQSPYQRKSTPNKKLFRDTENSYIGGVSAGLGHYFGIDTIWIRLLWIILIFGAGTGVFLYIILWVLIPEAKTTADKLTMTGEPVNISNIEKKIKDGFDNVSDVAKNVGDSLSGTAKSVSDSVSGAAKNVNFQKHGNSIKSSSQSFFDAIGNIFVFFFKVIAKFIGIILIIIGAGTLISLLIGLLTVGVTDIIHIPGFELLDAANAANTPIWLVSMLFFFAIGIPFFFVFYLGLKILINNLKSIGNIAKFSLLGIWLVTIISLTIIGIKQATQHAFDASVSQKDTLPITTNDTLVVKMAESITYNKNFNRHGNSTRLAYDDNNKKIIYSTDIRLIVKSTRDSLAYITIEKQADGSDFLLAKKRAENINYKYELTGNTLILDPFLTTAIDNKFSDQEVEITLYLPEGSTLYADNNTYNFHRNSSYYNDILDNGMEEHYLKIINDGVICEDCPEDDFDVNIHVNDDNSSVRIDENGVQIKSTDSNLEVNEDGIKANSEEVKVNIDKNGIEITTDNN